The Cucumis melo cultivar AY chromosome 6, USDA_Cmelo_AY_1.0, whole genome shotgun sequence genome includes a region encoding these proteins:
- the LOC103490891 gene encoding phosphatidylinositol/phosphatidylcholine transfer protein SFH11 isoform X1, whose protein sequence is MFTFLEHYMPQFQMHISKKEFKEIFVSKDSGGRDGELPSSSKTKNVYPPIENFWLPPSVAEKMVDAPRGGGLGSKLLQPLWFRRPSKGSLKMAMEGKHDPKEEKAVDKLREMLFLDGKLPTKFNDYHTLLRFLRMRDFDIEAAKDMFSKFIKWREDFKTDTISKDFKFEEKEEVKKCYPHGFHGVDKYGRPIYIERIGMVDLNKLLQATTLERFVKYHVSEQEKTLSIRYPSCSIHSKKHIASTTSILDVGGVGMTNFSKPARYLFTEIQKIDSNYYPETLNQLFIINAGSGFRILWKALRAFIDPRTLAKIHVLGHNFVHELREIIDPSNLPTFLGGNCVCCEFGGCLFSDKGPWNDPDTLALLQVISSADETYDNPENALLDDTQKIQALEEALEETKKKIKALEIALEDTKVILKDLTKHIEDLRS, encoded by the exons ATGTTCACATTCCTAGAACACTACATGCCTCAATTCCAAATGCATATTTcaaaaaaagagtttaaagaGATATTCGTGTCAAAAGACAGCGGTGGTAGAGACGGCGAACTCCCGTCGAGTTCGAAGACGAAGAATGTGTACCCTCCCATTGAGAACTTTTGGCTACCACCCTCGGTGGCAGAAAAAATGGTGGATGCTCCGAGGGGTGGAGGCCTCGGCTCGAAGCTGCTTCAACCGCTATGGTTTCGGAGACCGTCGAAAGGAAGCTTGAAGATGGCAATGGAAGGGAAACATGATCCAAAGGAAGAAAAAGCAGTTGATAAGTTAAGGGAAATGCTTTTTCTTGATGGTAAACTGCCAACCAAATTCAACGATTATCATACTCTTCTAAG ATTTCTTCGGATGAGAGATTTTGATATTGAAGCAGCAAAAGACATGTTTTCGAAATTCATCAAATGGAGAGAGGATTTTAAAACCGATACAATTTCAAAG GATTTTAAAtttgaagagaaagaagaagtaAAGAAATGCTACCCACATGGATTTCATGGAGTAGATAAATATGGAAGGCCAATATACATAGAAAGGATTGGAATGGTGGATCTCAACAAATTGTTGCAAGCAACAACACTTGAGAGATTTGTAAAGTATCATGTTTCTGAACAAGAGAAGACTTTGAGTATTAGATATCCTTCATGTTCTATTCATTCCAAGAAGCATATTGCATCTACTACAAGCATTTTAGATGTTGGTGGTGTG gGAATGACTAACTTCTCCAAACCTGCAAGATACTTGTTTACAGAAATTCAAAAGATCGATAGTAATTACTATCCAGAG ACACTAAATCAACTGTTTATAATCAATGCCGGATCAGGTTTTAGAATATTATGGAAAGCACTTAGAGCATTTATTGATCCTCGCACATTAGCTAAGATTCAT GTTTTAGGACATAATTTTGTTCACGAGCTACGCGAAATCATAGATCCAAG TAATTTACCAACATTTCTTGGTGGAAATTGTGTTTGTTGTGAATTTGGAGGTTGTCTTTTTAGTGATAAAGGTCCTTGGAATGATCCCGACACTCTTGCCTTGCTTCag GTTATCTCTTCGGCAGATGAAACATATGATAATCCCGAAAATGCTTTGTTAGACGACACA CAGAAAATCCAAGCCTTAGAAGAAGCATTAGAAGAGACAAAGAAA AAAATTAAGGCATTAGAAATAGCACTTGAAGATACCAAAGTG ATTTTGAAAGATTTAACAAAACATATAGAAGACTTGAGAAGTTGA
- the LOC103490891 gene encoding phosphatidylinositol/phosphatidylcholine transfer protein SFH11 isoform X2 — MFTFLEHYMPQFQMHISKKEFKEIFVSKDSGGRDGELPSSSKTKNVYPPIENFWLPPSVAEKMVDAPRGGGLGSKLLQPLWFRRPSKGSLKMAMEGKHDPKEEKAVDKLREMLFLDGKLPTKFNDYHTLLRFLRMRDFDIEAAKDMFSKFIKWREDFKTDTISKDFKFEEKEEVKKCYPHGFHGVDKYGRPIYIERIGMVDLNKLLQATTLERFVKYHVSEQEKTLSIRYPSCSIHSKKHIASTTSILDVGGVGMTNFSKPARYLFTEIQKIDSNYYPETLNQLFIINAGSGFRILWKALRAFIDPRTLAKIHVLGHNFVHELREIIDPSNLPTFLGGNCVCCEFGGCLFSDKGPWNDPDTLALLQVISSADETYDNPENALLDDTKIQALEEALEETKKKIKALEIALEDTKVILKDLTKHIEDLRS; from the exons ATGTTCACATTCCTAGAACACTACATGCCTCAATTCCAAATGCATATTTcaaaaaaagagtttaaagaGATATTCGTGTCAAAAGACAGCGGTGGTAGAGACGGCGAACTCCCGTCGAGTTCGAAGACGAAGAATGTGTACCCTCCCATTGAGAACTTTTGGCTACCACCCTCGGTGGCAGAAAAAATGGTGGATGCTCCGAGGGGTGGAGGCCTCGGCTCGAAGCTGCTTCAACCGCTATGGTTTCGGAGACCGTCGAAAGGAAGCTTGAAGATGGCAATGGAAGGGAAACATGATCCAAAGGAAGAAAAAGCAGTTGATAAGTTAAGGGAAATGCTTTTTCTTGATGGTAAACTGCCAACCAAATTCAACGATTATCATACTCTTCTAAG ATTTCTTCGGATGAGAGATTTTGATATTGAAGCAGCAAAAGACATGTTTTCGAAATTCATCAAATGGAGAGAGGATTTTAAAACCGATACAATTTCAAAG GATTTTAAAtttgaagagaaagaagaagtaAAGAAATGCTACCCACATGGATTTCATGGAGTAGATAAATATGGAAGGCCAATATACATAGAAAGGATTGGAATGGTGGATCTCAACAAATTGTTGCAAGCAACAACACTTGAGAGATTTGTAAAGTATCATGTTTCTGAACAAGAGAAGACTTTGAGTATTAGATATCCTTCATGTTCTATTCATTCCAAGAAGCATATTGCATCTACTACAAGCATTTTAGATGTTGGTGGTGTG gGAATGACTAACTTCTCCAAACCTGCAAGATACTTGTTTACAGAAATTCAAAAGATCGATAGTAATTACTATCCAGAG ACACTAAATCAACTGTTTATAATCAATGCCGGATCAGGTTTTAGAATATTATGGAAAGCACTTAGAGCATTTATTGATCCTCGCACATTAGCTAAGATTCAT GTTTTAGGACATAATTTTGTTCACGAGCTACGCGAAATCATAGATCCAAG TAATTTACCAACATTTCTTGGTGGAAATTGTGTTTGTTGTGAATTTGGAGGTTGTCTTTTTAGTGATAAAGGTCCTTGGAATGATCCCGACACTCTTGCCTTGCTTCag GTTATCTCTTCGGCAGATGAAACATATGATAATCCCGAAAATGCTTTGTTAGACGACACA AAAATCCAAGCCTTAGAAGAAGCATTAGAAGAGACAAAGAAA AAAATTAAGGCATTAGAAATAGCACTTGAAGATACCAAAGTG ATTTTGAAAGATTTAACAAAACATATAGAAGACTTGAGAAGTTGA
- the LOC103490891 gene encoding phosphatidylinositol/phosphatidylcholine transfer protein SFH11 isoform X3, with protein MFTFLEHYMPQFQMHISKKEFKEIFVSKDSGGRDGELPSSSKTKNVYPPIENFWLPPSVAEKMVDAPRGGGLGSKLLQPLWFRRPSKGSLKMAMEGKHDPKEEKAVDKLREMLFLDGKLPTKFNDYHTLLRFLRMRDFDIEAAKDMFSKFIKWREDFKTDTISKDFKFEEKEEVKKCYPHGFHGVDKYGRPIYIERIGMVDLNKLLQATTLERFVKYHVSEQEKTLSIRYPSCSIHSKKHIASTTSILDVGGVGMTNFSKPARYLFTEIQKIDSNYYPETLNQLFIINAGSGFRILWKALRAFIDPRTLAKIHVLGHNFVHELREIIDPSNLPTFLGGNCVCCEFGGCLFSDKGPWNDPDTLALLQKIQALEEALEETKKKIKALEIALEDTKVILKDLTKHIEDLRS; from the exons ATGTTCACATTCCTAGAACACTACATGCCTCAATTCCAAATGCATATTTcaaaaaaagagtttaaagaGATATTCGTGTCAAAAGACAGCGGTGGTAGAGACGGCGAACTCCCGTCGAGTTCGAAGACGAAGAATGTGTACCCTCCCATTGAGAACTTTTGGCTACCACCCTCGGTGGCAGAAAAAATGGTGGATGCTCCGAGGGGTGGAGGCCTCGGCTCGAAGCTGCTTCAACCGCTATGGTTTCGGAGACCGTCGAAAGGAAGCTTGAAGATGGCAATGGAAGGGAAACATGATCCAAAGGAAGAAAAAGCAGTTGATAAGTTAAGGGAAATGCTTTTTCTTGATGGTAAACTGCCAACCAAATTCAACGATTATCATACTCTTCTAAG ATTTCTTCGGATGAGAGATTTTGATATTGAAGCAGCAAAAGACATGTTTTCGAAATTCATCAAATGGAGAGAGGATTTTAAAACCGATACAATTTCAAAG GATTTTAAAtttgaagagaaagaagaagtaAAGAAATGCTACCCACATGGATTTCATGGAGTAGATAAATATGGAAGGCCAATATACATAGAAAGGATTGGAATGGTGGATCTCAACAAATTGTTGCAAGCAACAACACTTGAGAGATTTGTAAAGTATCATGTTTCTGAACAAGAGAAGACTTTGAGTATTAGATATCCTTCATGTTCTATTCATTCCAAGAAGCATATTGCATCTACTACAAGCATTTTAGATGTTGGTGGTGTG gGAATGACTAACTTCTCCAAACCTGCAAGATACTTGTTTACAGAAATTCAAAAGATCGATAGTAATTACTATCCAGAG ACACTAAATCAACTGTTTATAATCAATGCCGGATCAGGTTTTAGAATATTATGGAAAGCACTTAGAGCATTTATTGATCCTCGCACATTAGCTAAGATTCAT GTTTTAGGACATAATTTTGTTCACGAGCTACGCGAAATCATAGATCCAAG TAATTTACCAACATTTCTTGGTGGAAATTGTGTTTGTTGTGAATTTGGAGGTTGTCTTTTTAGTGATAAAGGTCCTTGGAATGATCCCGACACTCTTGCCTTGCTTCag AAAATCCAAGCCTTAGAAGAAGCATTAGAAGAGACAAAGAAA AAAATTAAGGCATTAGAAATAGCACTTGAAGATACCAAAGTG ATTTTGAAAGATTTAACAAAACATATAGAAGACTTGAGAAGTTGA